The following proteins come from a genomic window of Streptomyces sp. GS7:
- a CDS encoding gamma-glutamyltransferase family protein: MFTTRPTLQGTFGMAASTHWLASQTAMAVLEDGGNAFDAAVAAGFVLHVVEPHLNGPAGEVPIILAPAGGPVRVLCGQGPAPAGASVAHYTALGLDLVPGTGPLAAAVPGAFDAWMLLLRDHGTKTLAEVLRYAVGYAEHGHPAVERIGETVESVRELFTTEWTSSAEIYLPGGRSVAPGGLLTNRPLAATWRRLITEAQAASADREAQLDAARRIWREGFIGEALADFAARPALDTSGERHAGTLTGDDLAAYSASYEDPVTYDWHGWTVAKAGGWSQGPAFLQQLALLPDELPAYGSPEYVHLLIEGSKLAMADREAWYGDAAEVPLPALLGDGYNAERRKLVDDHASYALRPGSPDGRPPRLGRHALAVASGAGGFDPLGISGSGAGEPTVARGVPSTAEPRVDPDGTTRGDTCHLDVADRWGNLVSATPSGGWLQSNPVVPALGFPLGTRLQMAWLEEGLPNTLTPGRRPRTTLTPSLALRDGVPVMAFGTPGGDQQDQWQLHFFLAAVLRPEVRGGPDLQGAIDAPNWHQDSFPGSFFPRGMRPGSVTVESRIGTDVVEELRRRGHDVTVGAAWSEGRLCAVARDPGTGVLSAAANPRGMQGYAVGR, translated from the coding sequence GTGTTCACCACCCGCCCCACCCTCCAAGGCACCTTCGGGATGGCCGCCAGCACCCACTGGCTGGCCTCCCAGACCGCGATGGCCGTCCTGGAGGACGGCGGCAACGCCTTCGACGCCGCCGTCGCCGCCGGATTCGTGCTGCACGTCGTCGAGCCGCACCTGAACGGGCCGGCGGGCGAGGTGCCCATCATCCTGGCGCCCGCCGGCGGGCCGGTGCGGGTGCTCTGCGGCCAGGGCCCGGCCCCCGCCGGGGCGAGCGTCGCCCACTACACGGCCCTCGGACTCGACCTGGTGCCCGGCACCGGTCCGCTCGCCGCCGCCGTCCCCGGCGCCTTCGACGCGTGGATGCTGCTGCTCCGCGACCACGGCACCAAAACCCTGGCCGAGGTCCTGCGGTACGCCGTCGGCTACGCCGAGCACGGCCACCCCGCCGTGGAGCGGATAGGGGAGACCGTGGAGAGCGTCCGGGAGCTGTTCACCACCGAGTGGACCTCGTCCGCCGAGATCTACCTCCCCGGCGGCAGGTCCGTGGCCCCCGGCGGACTGCTCACCAACCGCCCGCTGGCAGCCACCTGGCGCCGCCTGATCACGGAGGCGCAGGCCGCGTCGGCGGACCGCGAGGCGCAGCTCGACGCCGCCCGCCGCATCTGGCGCGAGGGCTTCATCGGCGAGGCACTCGCCGACTTCGCGGCCCGCCCCGCCCTGGACACCTCGGGCGAACGCCACGCCGGCACCCTCACCGGCGACGACCTCGCCGCCTACTCCGCCAGCTACGAGGACCCCGTGACCTACGACTGGCACGGCTGGACCGTCGCCAAGGCCGGCGGCTGGTCCCAGGGCCCCGCCTTCCTCCAGCAACTCGCCCTGCTCCCCGACGAGTTGCCCGCCTACGGCAGCCCCGAATACGTCCACCTGCTCATCGAGGGCAGCAAGCTCGCGATGGCCGACCGCGAGGCGTGGTACGGCGACGCCGCCGAGGTGCCGCTGCCCGCCCTGCTCGGCGACGGCTACAACGCCGAGCGCCGCAAGCTCGTCGACGACCACGCCTCGTACGCGCTGCGGCCCGGCAGCCCGGACGGGCGCCCGCCCCGGCTCGGCAGGCACGCCCTGGCGGTGGCCTCGGGGGCGGGCGGCTTCGATCCGCTGGGCATCTCGGGGAGCGGGGCGGGGGAGCCGACCGTGGCCCGCGGCGTGCCGTCCACCGCCGAGCCCCGGGTCGACCCGGACGGCACCACCCGCGGCGACACCTGCCACCTCGACGTCGCCGACCGCTGGGGCAACCTGGTCTCCGCCACCCCCTCCGGCGGCTGGCTCCAGTCCAACCCCGTCGTCCCCGCGCTCGGCTTCCCGCTCGGCACCCGGCTCCAGATGGCCTGGCTGGAAGAGGGCCTGCCCAACACCCTCACCCCCGGGCGCCGCCCCCGCACCACCCTCACCCCGTCCCTCGCCCTGCGCGACGGCGTCCCCGTCATGGCCTTCGGCACGCCCGGCGGCGACCAGCAGGACCAGTGGCAGCTGCACTTCTTCCTCGCCGCGGTGCTGCGCCCGGAAGTCCGCGGCGGCCCCGACCTCCAGGGCGCCATCGACGCCCCGAACTGGCACCAGGACTCCTTCCCCGGCTCCTTCTTCCCGCGCGGGATGCGGCCCGGCAGCGTCACCGTCGAGTCCCGTATCGGCACCGACGTCGTCGAGGAGCTGCGGCGGCGCGGGCACGACGTCACCGTCGGGGCCGCCTGGTCGGAGGGGCGGCTGTGCGCGGTGGCCCGCGACCCCGGGACCGGGGTGCTGTCGGCGGCGGCGAACCCGCGCGGGATGCAGGGATACGCGGTGGGGCGCTGA
- a CDS encoding maleylpyruvate isomerase family mycothiol-dependent enzyme, with the protein METTSRPGHPLPYDTYRQAIERETLRFAEVVGGADPATAVPSCPDWTLAELARHVGALQRWFSTLLTRRVQEPPRSRDVELGLPERAEEYAGWVAAGVPGVAGVLRDTDPGAAMWTWGEDPHARFWARRMLYETLVHRVDAELAVGREPDVDAALAADGIDEFLVNLPYAGLFAPGVAKLHGTGETLAFRCAGPDGGTGEEWRVRLEPDGFRPLPPAAADDAPSEPDAVVRGQAADLLLLLYGRRTYQEAAFEVSGDQAVLDHWFAHTAF; encoded by the coding sequence ATGGAGACGACGAGCCGGCCGGGACACCCCTTGCCGTACGACACCTACCGGCAGGCGATCGAGCGGGAGACCCTGCGCTTCGCCGAGGTGGTCGGCGGGGCCGACCCGGCGACCGCCGTGCCCTCCTGCCCCGACTGGACGCTGGCCGAACTCGCCCGCCATGTGGGAGCGCTCCAGCGCTGGTTCAGCACGCTGCTGACCCGGCGGGTGCAGGAGCCGCCCCGCAGCCGCGACGTGGAGCTGGGGCTGCCGGAACGCGCCGAGGAGTATGCGGGTTGGGTGGCCGCGGGCGTCCCGGGCGTGGCCGGCGTGCTGCGCGACACGGATCCGGGGGCGGCGATGTGGACCTGGGGCGAGGACCCGCACGCACGGTTCTGGGCCCGCCGGATGCTGTACGAAACGCTGGTGCACCGGGTGGACGCGGAACTCGCCGTCGGCCGGGAGCCGGACGTCGACGCCGCCCTGGCGGCGGACGGGATCGACGAATTCCTCGTCAACCTGCCCTACGCGGGACTCTTCGCCCCCGGCGTCGCGAAGCTGCACGGCACCGGCGAGACCCTCGCCTTCCGGTGTGCGGGCCCGGACGGCGGGACCGGCGAGGAGTGGCGGGTACGGCTGGAGCCGGACGGCTTCCGACCGCTGCCGCCGGCCGCGGCCGACGACGCGCCGTCCGAGCCGGACGCCGTCGTACGGGGGCAGGCGGCGGACCTCCTGCTGCTGCTCTACGGGCGACGGACCTACCAGGAGGCCGCCTTCGAGGTCTCGGGCGACCAGGCGGTGCTCGACCACTGGTTCGCGCACACGGCCTTCTGA
- a CDS encoding NAD(P)/FAD-dependent oxidoreductase: MPMGTDVRHAVVIGAGMAGLAAARVLADGFEAVTVIERDTLPSASEPRVGVPQGHHVHGLLALGAEVFEGYFPGLRAELEEAGAPVWDWGEDLCAVLPNGTPPPTPMGMPIQTFSRPLLEHVLRRRVSALEPVTLRDGLTVTGLRTAGPGRVTGVRVKNGDGEDEIVADLVVDASGRSSHLPQWLAALGLPSPRTTTVDAQVGYASRTYSYPEGQSPPSWKGVLEPLRAPDFHKGSYAIQIENNALHVTLHGAGGIQLPRGDDDFLAFTKTLRGPIADTIASLTPVSPVRRYARTVNRKTAYHRLARWPDGLIALGDSVCTFNPAYGQGMTVAALEARLLEQMLRGRRTRAPFDGQGFQRRLARVTAFSWLMATIPDRAWEQSRPALPVKAGNWFMNRMIDTVPHDPRVYTTFSGLFHMLAGPLALADPRLLSRVLVGPRPGGSLHAATP; the protein is encoded by the coding sequence ATGCCTATGGGTACCGACGTCCGGCACGCGGTGGTGATCGGGGCAGGCATGGCGGGTCTCGCGGCCGCCCGGGTCCTGGCCGACGGCTTCGAGGCCGTCACCGTCATCGAACGCGACACGCTTCCGAGCGCGTCCGAGCCCAGGGTGGGGGTGCCCCAGGGGCACCACGTCCATGGCCTTCTGGCCCTCGGTGCCGAGGTGTTCGAGGGGTACTTCCCCGGGCTGCGGGCCGAGCTGGAAGAGGCGGGCGCGCCGGTGTGGGACTGGGGCGAGGACCTGTGCGCAGTGCTGCCCAACGGCACCCCGCCGCCCACGCCGATGGGCATGCCGATCCAGACCTTCTCCCGGCCTCTCCTGGAGCACGTCCTGCGCCGACGGGTGTCGGCGCTGGAGCCCGTCACCCTGCGGGACGGACTGACCGTCACCGGCCTGCGCACGGCCGGTCCCGGCAGGGTCACCGGGGTGCGGGTCAAGAACGGCGACGGCGAGGACGAGATCGTCGCGGACCTCGTGGTGGACGCCTCGGGCCGCTCCTCCCACCTGCCGCAGTGGCTGGCCGCCCTCGGCCTGCCCAGCCCCCGCACGACGACCGTCGACGCACAGGTCGGCTACGCCTCACGCACCTACTCCTACCCGGAAGGGCAGTCCCCGCCCTCATGGAAGGGCGTGCTGGAACCCCTGCGGGCCCCCGACTTCCACAAGGGCTCCTACGCCATCCAGATCGAGAACAACGCGCTCCACGTCACCCTGCACGGAGCAGGAGGAATCCAACTGCCGCGCGGCGACGACGACTTCCTCGCCTTCACCAAAACCCTGCGCGGCCCCATCGCCGACACCATCGCCTCCCTCACCCCCGTCTCCCCCGTGCGCCGCTACGCCCGTACGGTCAACCGCAAGACCGCCTACCACCGCCTGGCCCGCTGGCCCGACGGACTGATCGCCCTGGGGGACTCGGTCTGCACCTTCAATCCCGCCTACGGTCAGGGCATGACCGTCGCCGCCCTGGAGGCCCGCCTCCTGGAGCAGATGCTCCGCGGCCGGCGCACTCGCGCCCCCTTCGACGGGCAGGGTTTCCAGAGGCGGCTGGCCCGCGTCACCGCCTTCTCCTGGCTGATGGCAACCATCCCCGACCGCGCCTGGGAACAGTCGCGACCCGCCTTGCCCGTCAAGGCCGGCAACTGGTTCATGAACCGCATGATCGACACCGTCCCCCACGACCCGCGGGTCTACACGACCTTCTCCGGCCTCTTCCACATGCTCGCGGGCCCCCTGGCACTGGCCGACCCGCGCCTGCTGTCCCGCGTCCTCGTCGGCCCCCGCCCGGGCGGAAGCCTGCACGCGGCCACGCCCTGA
- a CDS encoding MarR family winged helix-turn-helix transcriptional regulator, with protein MSNPPDELSREIVGLFAAINRRYGQESEAAATPHDLTPLQAKALLAAEGPVPMRRIAERLHAEPSNVTVIIDRLESSGLVERSPDPGDRRVKRVAATAAGRTVAADLRARMPFAADPLAPLTAQQRETLRELLQLILEA; from the coding sequence ATGTCCAACCCACCGGATGAGCTCAGCAGGGAGATCGTCGGCCTCTTCGCGGCCATCAACCGTCGCTACGGCCAGGAGTCCGAGGCAGCCGCGACGCCCCACGACCTGACCCCGCTCCAGGCCAAGGCGCTGCTCGCCGCCGAAGGCCCGGTTCCGATGCGCCGCATCGCCGAGCGGCTGCACGCGGAGCCGTCGAACGTGACCGTGATCATCGACCGGCTGGAGTCCAGCGGCCTGGTCGAGCGCAGCCCCGACCCGGGCGACCGTCGCGTCAAGCGTGTCGCCGCGACCGCCGCCGGCCGCACCGTCGCCGCCGATCTCCGCGCACGCATGCCCTTCGCCGCCGACCCCCTGGCCCCGCTCACCGCGCAGCAGCGCGAGACCCTGCGCGAGCTCCTGCAACTGATCCTGGAGGCATGA
- a CDS encoding phytoene desaturase family protein yields the protein MPRMLDAVVIGAGPNGLTAAVELARRGMSVEIFEARDTIGGGARTEELTLPGFRHDPCSAVHPLAIGSPAFRTMPLERYGLEWLHPELPMAHPFPDGTAGVLAQSVGETAMSFGPRDAGTYRRLVAPFVGKWDALSRDFLRTQWLGLPGDPVTYARFGLVAMQPVTLLNRRFQDEKARALLAGLAAHAIAPLRGFGTSGLALMFALAAHANGWPVPRGGSQALSDALAGLLRAHGGAVHTDFEVKRLDDLPPARAYVFDTSPTALARIARLGNAYRDVKYGPGVFKIDYAMDGPVPWTAKDAQRAGTVHIGPTSAEISAALNAASEGRDPSVPFLITAQPSLIDPTRAPEGKHTFWAYGHVPNGWDGDATEVVERQIERFAPGFRDRVLARAVAGPPQLAARNANYVGGDTATGSAAGLRLLIRPKLARVPYETAHPAVYLCSQATPPGPGVHGMSGHYAAKAVWRRLRASSR from the coding sequence GTGCCGAGGATGCTCGATGCCGTCGTGATCGGGGCAGGACCCAACGGCCTGACGGCGGCGGTCGAACTGGCCCGCCGCGGCATGTCCGTGGAGATCTTCGAGGCGCGCGACACCATCGGCGGCGGAGCCCGCACCGAGGAGCTGACCCTCCCCGGCTTCCGCCACGACCCCTGCTCCGCGGTCCACCCCCTCGCCATCGGCTCACCCGCCTTCCGCACCATGCCCCTGGAGCGGTACGGCCTGGAGTGGCTGCACCCCGAACTCCCCATGGCGCACCCCTTCCCCGACGGCACGGCCGGGGTGCTGGCCCAGTCCGTCGGCGAGACCGCCATGTCCTTCGGGCCGCGCGACGCCGGCACCTACCGCCGGCTGGTCGCCCCCTTCGTCGGCAAGTGGGACGCCCTCTCCCGCGACTTCCTGCGCACCCAGTGGCTCGGGCTGCCCGGCGACCCGGTCACCTACGCCCGGTTCGGGCTGGTCGCCATGCAGCCGGTCACCCTCCTCAACCGCCGCTTCCAGGACGAGAAGGCCCGCGCCCTGCTGGCCGGCCTCGCCGCCCACGCCATCGCCCCGCTCCGCGGCTTCGGCACCAGCGGCCTGGCCCTGATGTTCGCGCTCGCGGCGCACGCCAACGGCTGGCCGGTGCCCCGCGGTGGCTCCCAGGCCCTCTCCGACGCCCTCGCCGGACTGCTGCGCGCCCACGGCGGCGCCGTCCACACCGACTTCGAGGTCAAACGCCTCGACGACCTCCCGCCGGCCCGCGCCTACGTCTTCGACACCTCACCCACCGCGCTCGCCCGGATCGCCCGCCTCGGCAACGCCTACCGCGACGTCAAGTACGGCCCCGGCGTCTTCAAGATCGACTACGCGATGGACGGCCCCGTCCCCTGGACCGCCAAGGACGCCCAGCGCGCCGGCACCGTCCACATCGGCCCCACCAGCGCCGAGATCTCCGCCGCGCTCAACGCCGCCTCCGAGGGCCGCGACCCCTCCGTCCCGTTCCTCATCACCGCCCAGCCCAGCCTCATCGACCCCACCCGCGCCCCCGAGGGAAAGCACACCTTCTGGGCCTACGGCCACGTCCCCAACGGCTGGGACGGTGACGCCACCGAGGTCGTCGAGCGGCAGATCGAACGCTTCGCCCCGGGCTTCCGTGACCGCGTCCTGGCCCGCGCCGTCGCCGGCCCCCCGCAGCTCGCCGCCCGCAACGCCAACTACGTGGGCGGCGACACCGCCACCGGCTCCGCGGCCGGCCTGCGCCTCCTCATCCGCCCCAAACTCGCCCGCGTCCCTTACGAAACCGCGCACCCCGCCGTCTACCTCTGCTCCCAGGCCACCCCGCCCGGCCCCGGCGTCCACGGCATGTCCGGCCACTACGCCGCCAAGGCGGTCTGGCGCCGGCTTCGCGCGAGCAGCCGCTGA
- a CDS encoding SDR family oxidoreductase has protein sequence MTTKTVLITGTSSGIGLAAAVTAARSGWHVIATMRDTAKAGALLAAAEEAGVAVDVRALDVTDPASVEACLAGLDRLDALVNNAGAGHVGTLEQESVEDVRAVMEVNFFGVLHVTKAALPLLRASKGRVLTVTSVGGVIGQPFNEAYCAAKFAVEGFMESLAPVAATTGVHVSVVEPGAVASEFVSNVGLPDNALQQAGPYAPALSAYLDRTRGAFAHAQTPQDVATQIVDLLAAERPAFRVLTSDTARAFAATKLKDLDGSAVQTLTSGWVV, from the coding sequence ATGACCACCAAGACCGTCCTGATCACCGGCACCTCCTCCGGCATCGGCCTGGCAGCCGCCGTCACCGCCGCGCGAAGCGGATGGCACGTGATCGCCACCATGCGCGACACCGCCAAGGCGGGCGCACTGCTGGCGGCGGCGGAGGAAGCCGGAGTCGCCGTCGACGTCCGGGCCCTGGACGTGACCGACCCGGCCTCGGTCGAGGCATGCCTGGCCGGCCTCGACCGGCTGGACGCGCTCGTCAACAACGCCGGCGCGGGCCACGTCGGCACCCTGGAACAGGAGAGCGTCGAGGACGTACGCGCCGTCATGGAGGTCAACTTCTTCGGCGTGCTGCACGTCACGAAGGCCGCCCTGCCCCTGCTGCGGGCGAGCAAGGGCCGCGTGCTGACCGTGACCAGCGTCGGCGGAGTGATCGGCCAGCCCTTCAACGAGGCATACTGCGCCGCCAAGTTCGCGGTCGAGGGCTTCATGGAATCCCTCGCACCGGTCGCGGCCACGACCGGCGTGCACGTCAGCGTGGTCGAGCCGGGCGCGGTGGCCAGCGAGTTCGTCAGCAACGTGGGCCTCCCGGACAACGCACTGCAGCAGGCCGGGCCGTACGCGCCGGCCCTGTCCGCCTACCTGGACCGCACCCGCGGCGCCTTCGCCCACGCGCAGACGCCGCAGGACGTGGCCACGCAGATCGTCGATCTGCTCGCCGCCGAGCGGCCGGCCTTCCGGGTCCTCACCTCCGACACCGCGCGCGCCTTCGCAGCGACGAAGCTCAAGGACCTCGACGGCTCGGCCGTGCAGACGCTGACCAGCGGCTGGGTCGTCTAG
- a CDS encoding lipoate--protein ligase family protein, giving the protein MHGEYKVPGGKLVVVDLDVEDASLRNVRVAGDFFLEPDEALLRINSALEGAPADTDTAGLTARIDAALPESAVLFGFTSESVAVAVRRALARATDWGDYDWQLIHGAPEPPALHMALDEVITAEVAAGRRPPTLRVWEWDSPAVIIGSFQSLRNEVDPAGAARHGVTVVRRISGGGAMFAEPRSTITYSLSVPEALVSGLSFADSYAYLDDWVLAALGDLGIRAWYQPLNDIATELGKVAGAAQKRMVGPEGGPGAVLHHVTMSYDIDADKMVEVLRIGKEKLSDKGTRSAKKRVDPLRRQTGLPREAVIEKMVDSFRSRYGLTRGAVTAQEMARAQELVRTKFANEEWTTRIP; this is encoded by the coding sequence GTGCACGGCGAGTACAAGGTCCCCGGCGGCAAGCTGGTGGTCGTCGATCTGGACGTCGAGGACGCGTCCTTGCGCAACGTCCGCGTCGCCGGGGACTTCTTCCTGGAGCCCGACGAGGCTCTCCTGCGGATCAACTCCGCGCTGGAGGGCGCCCCGGCCGACACCGACACCGCCGGGCTCACCGCCCGTATCGACGCCGCGCTCCCCGAGTCGGCGGTGCTGTTCGGATTCACCAGTGAGAGCGTCGCCGTCGCGGTGCGGCGCGCGCTGGCCCGGGCCACCGACTGGGGCGACTACGACTGGCAGCTCATCCACGGGGCTCCCGAGCCCCCGGCGCTGCACATGGCTCTCGACGAGGTCATCACCGCGGAGGTGGCGGCCGGCCGCCGGCCGCCCACGCTGCGCGTCTGGGAATGGGACTCCCCCGCCGTCATCATCGGCAGCTTCCAGTCGCTGCGCAACGAGGTCGACCCCGCGGGCGCGGCCCGCCACGGCGTCACCGTGGTCCGCAGGATCTCCGGCGGCGGAGCGATGTTCGCGGAGCCGCGGAGCACCATCACCTACTCCCTGTCCGTCCCCGAGGCACTGGTCTCCGGGCTCTCCTTCGCGGACTCCTACGCCTATCTCGACGACTGGGTCCTGGCCGCCCTCGGCGACCTCGGAATCAGGGCGTGGTACCAGCCGCTCAACGACATCGCCACCGAGCTGGGGAAGGTGGCCGGCGCCGCGCAGAAGCGGATGGTCGGACCGGAGGGCGGGCCCGGTGCGGTGCTGCACCACGTGACCATGTCCTACGACATCGACGCCGACAAGATGGTCGAGGTGCTGCGGATCGGCAAGGAGAAGCTCTCCGACAAGGGCACGAGGAGCGCGAAGAAGCGCGTCGACCCGCTGCGCCGTCAGACCGGACTTCCCCGCGAAGCGGTCATCGAGAAGATGGTCGACTCCTTCCGGTCGCGCTACGGCCTCACCCGCGGGGCCGTCACCGCCCAGGAGATGGCCCGCGCCCAGGAGCTCGTACGCACCAAGTTCGCGAACGAGGAGTGGACCACGCGCATCCCGTGA
- a CDS encoding SIR2 family NAD-dependent protein deacylase → MTSTEEPAGPGRPQHRPLVAILSGAGISTDSGIPDYRGPKGLWRRDPDAEKLVTYDVYMADPEIRRRSWRMRQESPAFRARPNAAHEAVAALARSGTPVRVITQNVDGLHQLAGLPERKVLELHGTARAVTCTRCHTRSSMEEALERVAAGDPDPACLVCGGILKSATVMFGERLDPQVLGTALGVAKAAEVFVAVGTTLQVQPAASLAGVAADHGARLIIVNAEPTPYDALATEVIREPIGTALPRLLERFG, encoded by the coding sequence ATGACCAGCACGGAGGAGCCGGCGGGGCCCGGCCGGCCGCAGCACCGTCCGCTCGTCGCGATCCTGAGCGGCGCCGGCATTTCCACCGACTCCGGGATCCCCGACTACCGCGGTCCCAAGGGGCTGTGGCGGCGCGACCCGGATGCCGAGAAGCTGGTCACCTACGACGTGTACATGGCCGATCCGGAGATCCGGCGGCGCTCGTGGCGGATGCGGCAGGAGAGCCCGGCCTTCCGGGCCCGGCCCAATGCCGCGCACGAGGCCGTGGCCGCGCTGGCCCGGTCCGGGACGCCGGTGCGGGTGATCACCCAGAACGTGGACGGACTGCACCAGCTCGCCGGGCTGCCCGAGCGCAAGGTCCTGGAACTGCACGGCACCGCACGCGCCGTCACCTGCACCCGCTGCCATACCCGTTCGTCGATGGAGGAGGCGCTGGAGCGGGTGGCGGCGGGCGATCCGGATCCGGCGTGCCTCGTGTGCGGCGGGATCCTGAAGTCGGCGACGGTGATGTTCGGTGAGCGGCTGGATCCGCAGGTGCTCGGTACGGCGCTGGGTGTGGCGAAGGCGGCCGAGGTCTTCGTGGCGGTCGGTACGACGCTCCAGGTGCAGCCGGCCGCCTCGCTCGCCGGGGTGGCCGCGGACCACGGCGCGCGGCTGATCATCGTCAATGCCGAGCCGACGCCGTACGACGCTCTGGCAACCGAGGTGATCCGCGAGCCGATCGGCACCGCGCTGCCCCGCCTGCTGGAGCGGTTCGGCTGA
- a CDS encoding inositol monophosphatase family protein, with protein sequence MIEAFRPHDSGDTTNITEDLATTPAAPVTPSPDLSALDLAAVEDAVRQAAADEIMPRFRQLAAEDIVEKNGPHDLVTIADRRAEEQLTAALTALLPGSRVVGEEAVHADPTVLDALRGDAPVWIVDPVDGTRQFVHGDPGFATLVTLAHHGELLASWTYAPALGLMATARRGAGAWLNGERLTAGHPAAGADLEVATSHHDFTDDDQKRVLAALDTGGIAPRPCGSAGLEYLHIAQGRIDATAFSWENAWDHAAGLLLVHEAGGASGTVAGQPFRIAGGNALPFTAARDAETARRILGLLAAAN encoded by the coding sequence ATGATCGAAGCATTTCGTCCCCACGATTCGGGAGATACCACGAATATCACCGAAGACCTCGCGACGACCCCCGCGGCCCCGGTGACCCCGTCGCCGGACCTCTCCGCACTGGACCTGGCCGCCGTCGAGGACGCCGTCCGCCAGGCCGCCGCCGACGAGATCATGCCGCGCTTCCGGCAGCTCGCCGCCGAGGACATCGTCGAGAAGAACGGCCCGCACGACCTCGTCACCATCGCCGACCGCCGTGCCGAGGAGCAGCTCACCGCCGCCCTGACGGCCCTGCTGCCCGGCTCCCGCGTCGTCGGCGAGGAAGCGGTGCACGCCGACCCCACCGTCCTCGACGCGCTGCGCGGCGACGCCCCCGTATGGATCGTCGACCCCGTCGACGGCACCCGCCAGTTCGTCCACGGCGACCCCGGCTTCGCCACCCTCGTCACCCTCGCCCACCACGGCGAACTGCTCGCCTCCTGGACGTACGCGCCCGCCCTCGGCCTGATGGCCACCGCCCGCCGCGGCGCCGGCGCCTGGCTGAACGGCGAACGGCTCACCGCCGGCCACCCCGCCGCAGGCGCCGACCTCGAAGTCGCCACCTCCCACCACGACTTCACCGACGACGACCAGAAGCGCGTCCTGGCCGCCCTGGACACCGGAGGCATCGCCCCCCGCCCCTGCGGCTCCGCCGGCCTGGAATACCTCCACATAGCCCAGGGCCGGATCGACGCCACCGCCTTCAGCTGGGAGAACGCCTGGGACCACGCCGCCGGACTGCTGCTCGTCCACGAAGCGGGCGGCGCCAGCGGCACCGTCGCCGGCCAACCGTTCCGCATAGCCGGCGGCAACGCGCTCCCCTTCACCGCCGCACGGGACGCCGAGACCGCGCGGCGTATCCTCGGACTGCTGGCAGCGGCCAACTGA
- a CDS encoding O-acetyl-ADP-ribose deacetylase translates to MNTTLTFRQGDITEQAVDAVVNAANSSLLGGGGVDGAIHRRGGPDILDECRALRAAKYRRGLPIGAAVATTAGRLPARWVIHTVGPRFTPEEDRSELLASCYRESLRVADALGARTVAFPAVSAGIYGWPMEDAARIAVETVRAAETSVEEVRFVLFDEKAYEAFARQIR, encoded by the coding sequence ATGAACACCACCCTCACCTTCAGGCAGGGCGACATCACCGAACAGGCCGTGGACGCGGTGGTCAACGCCGCCAACTCCTCCCTGCTCGGCGGCGGGGGAGTGGACGGCGCGATCCACCGCCGCGGCGGCCCGGACATCCTCGACGAGTGCCGCGCCCTGCGCGCCGCGAAATACCGCCGCGGCCTGCCCATCGGCGCCGCCGTCGCCACCACCGCCGGCCGGCTCCCGGCCCGCTGGGTGATCCACACCGTGGGCCCGCGTTTCACCCCCGAGGAGGACCGGTCGGAGCTGCTGGCTTCGTGCTACCGGGAGTCGCTGCGGGTGGCGGACGCACTGGGCGCCCGTACGGTTGCCTTTCCGGCGGTCTCCGCGGGCATCTACGGGTGGCCGATGGAGGACGCCGCCCGGATCGCGGTGGAGACGGTGCGGGCGGCGGAGACGTCGGTCGAGGAGGTCAGGTTCGTCCTCTTCGACGAGAAGGCGTACGAGGCTTTCGCCCGGCAGATCCGGTGA